The DNA window CCGTCGACGTCCCGGCCCTGAGCCGCCGCAACATCCCGCTGATGGTGGCGGGCACCGCCAATTCGCCTTCGGTCGCCGAACAGGCGCTGTTCATGATGCTGACCCTGGCCAAACGGGCCGTCGAGATGCACGCCCTGGTGAAGGACGGCCAGTGGGCTACCCGGCTCGGCAAACTGCCCTACGATCTCTTCGGCAAGACGGTTCTGATCGTCGGCTTTGGCCGCATCGGCACCCGCACCGCCAAGCGCTGCCTGGCCATGGAAATGAATGTTGCGGTCTACGATCCCTACAAATCGGCCGCCGAGATCAAGGCGGCGGGCTGCGAGCCGGTTGCCGATCTCGATGCGGCGCTGCCGCGCGCCGATTTCGTCAGCGTCCACTGCCCGAAGACACCGGAGACGGTCGGGATGTTCAATGCGGCGCGGCTGAAGCGCATGAAGCTGACGGCCTACTTGATCAACACCGCGCGCGGGGGGATCGTCGAGGAGGCGGCGCTTTATGATGCGCTGGTGTCCGGCAAGCTCGCCGGCGCCGGTCTCGACGTTTTCGAGCAGGAGCCGCCGTCATCAGGCCATTCGCTGTTCGAGCTTCCCAATATTATCATTGCCCCGCACGTGGCCGGGGTGACGCGGGAAGCCGTCGACCGCATGAGCGAGCAGACCGCGCGCAATATCCTGAGCGCACTCGACGGCGAACCGATACGTCAGAACGTCATCAATCAGGACGTGCTTGGCTGATTTCTCCAGTGATTTAAACTGGCGTCGGCGCTTTGGTGACTCGCGGGGATTGATATGGCCTTCAGGGAGTACGGTGACTATGACGCGGTCGGCCTTGCCGAGCTGGTGCGAAAGAAGCAGGTCAGCGCGCGCGAACTGCTGGACGAGGCGATTGCCCGCACCGCCAAGGTCGATCCCGAAATCAATGCCGTGGTGGTGAAACATTACGACTATGCGGAGCGGCAAATCGATCGGGGGCTTCCGGATGGGCCCTTCACCGGCGTGCCGTTCCTGTTGAAGGATCTGGATATCCTCGAGGGCACGGTGACCACCTTCGGCGCGAGCGTCTACAAGGATAACGTCGCCGACCATAGCAGTACCCTCGCCCAGCGCTTCCTCAATACCGGCGTGACGATCTTCGGTAAAAGCTCGAGCCCGGAATTCGGATTGCTGCCGACCACCGAGTCCCGGCTGTTCGGCCCAACCCGCAATCCCTGGAATCTCGCACATTCGTCGGGCGGTTCC is part of the Bradyrhizobium erythrophlei genome and encodes:
- a CDS encoding hydroxyacid dehydrogenase → MATNKKKIFVTESMSQPGRALLRERDDIEIVEFPNMISAGDFEAMLKAQAPVHGVALGATRFGEPELEASQDMKVVTRIGVGYDAVDVPALSRRNIPLMVAGTANSPSVAEQALFMMLTLAKRAVEMHALVKDGQWATRLGKLPYDLFGKTVLIVGFGRIGTRTAKRCLAMEMNVAVYDPYKSAAEIKAAGCEPVADLDAALPRADFVSVHCPKTPETVGMFNAARLKRMKLTAYLINTARGGIVEEAALYDALVSGKLAGAGLDVFEQEPPSSGHSLFELPNIIIAPHVAGVTREAVDRMSEQTARNILSALDGEPIRQNVINQDVLG